One stretch of Burkholderia oklahomensis C6786 DNA includes these proteins:
- a CDS encoding tetratricopeptide repeat protein, producing the protein MRPVSLKALSSVSREDLDEILAGPPERAAAWVAAAAENGIVEAQAVYGQCLLDGRGVARDPAAALEWFKHAARADHPMAMNMVGRCYEFGWGTAASATVAAYWYREAARAGLDWGMYNYATMLALGKGIDEDRAAALEWFEKAAALGHAKSINLIGGFHEDGWIVAADRDAAFDCYRRAAAAGDFRGQFNYARLLAERGRVAEALEWLARVPRTATPAFVAKMRAYLVASPIDAFRAIAARQEFAA; encoded by the coding sequence ATGCGGCCGGTATCGTTGAAGGCGCTCTCGTCGGTGTCGCGCGAGGATCTCGACGAGATCCTCGCCGGCCCGCCCGAGCGCGCGGCCGCGTGGGTCGCGGCGGCCGCGGAGAACGGGATCGTCGAGGCGCAGGCCGTCTACGGGCAATGCCTGCTCGACGGCCGGGGCGTCGCGCGCGATCCCGCCGCCGCGCTCGAATGGTTCAAGCATGCGGCGCGCGCCGATCATCCGATGGCGATGAACATGGTCGGCCGCTGCTACGAGTTCGGCTGGGGAACGGCCGCGAGCGCGACCGTCGCCGCGTACTGGTATCGCGAAGCCGCGCGTGCGGGGCTCGACTGGGGCATGTACAACTACGCGACAATGCTCGCGCTCGGCAAAGGCATCGACGAGGACCGCGCGGCCGCGCTCGAGTGGTTCGAGAAGGCGGCCGCGCTCGGCCACGCGAAGTCGATCAACCTGATCGGCGGCTTCCACGAAGACGGCTGGATCGTCGCGGCCGACCGCGACGCGGCCTTCGATTGCTACCGGCGCGCCGCCGCCGCGGGCGACTTCCGCGGCCAGTTCAACTATGCGCGCCTGCTCGCCGAGCGCGGCCGCGTCGCGGAAGCGCTCGAGTGGCTCGCGCGCGTGCCGCGCACCGCGACGCCCGCGTTCGTCGCGAAGATGCGCGCCTATCTCGTGGCGTCGCCGATCGACGCGTTTCGCGCGATCGCGGCGCGACAGGAGTTCGCTGCATGA
- a CDS encoding Fe2+-dependent dioxygenase — MMLHIPGVLTKEQVAQCRDALDHADWTDGNATSGAQSALAKRNQQLPENSPAARAVGDAIQDALARNALFFSAALPLKVFPPLFNRYAGGDAFGTHVDNAIRLLRGTDFRVRSDLSATLFLEEPDAYDGGELCVEDTFGVHRAKLPAGDMVLYPASSLHHVTPVTRGARVASFFWIQSMVRDDADRTLLFQLDTQIQQLTAEKSGRDASVIALTGIYHNLLRRWADA; from the coding sequence ATGATGCTTCACATTCCCGGCGTGCTGACGAAGGAGCAGGTCGCGCAATGCCGCGACGCGCTCGACCACGCCGACTGGACCGACGGCAACGCGACGTCCGGCGCGCAGTCGGCGCTCGCGAAGCGCAACCAGCAACTGCCGGAGAACTCGCCCGCCGCGCGCGCGGTCGGCGACGCGATCCAGGACGCGCTCGCGCGCAACGCGCTGTTCTTCTCGGCGGCGCTGCCGCTCAAGGTGTTTCCTCCGCTCTTCAATCGCTACGCGGGCGGCGATGCGTTCGGCACGCACGTCGACAACGCGATCCGCCTGTTGCGCGGCACCGATTTTCGGGTCCGCAGCGATCTGTCGGCGACGCTCTTTCTCGAGGAACCCGATGCGTACGACGGCGGCGAGCTGTGCGTCGAGGACACGTTCGGCGTCCATCGCGCGAAGCTGCCGGCGGGCGACATGGTGCTGTATCCGGCATCGAGCCTGCATCACGTGACGCCGGTGACGCGCGGCGCGCGGGTCGCGTCGTTCTTCTGGATCCAGAGCATGGTGCGCGACGATGCGGACCGCACGCTGCTGTTCCAGCTCGATACGCAGATCCAGCAGTTGACCGCGGAAAAAAGCGGGCGCGACGCGAGCGTGATCGCGCTCACCGGGATTTATCACAATCTGTTGCGGCGATGGGCGGATGCTTGA
- a CDS encoding methyl-accepting chemotaxis protein: MRSLSLNHKLTSMIVILWVGLLLIGATGAWQNRTSMVSDRREQLANLTAQAYSVSEHFYKLSQQNAMPEADAKRAALEAIAAMRYGTDGYLSINDSKPVVVMHPIKPALNGKDVSGFTDPGGKHLFVEIVKAGNAEGGLGFVEYMWPKPGADKPIDKTSAVRHFAPWDWYIVTGMYMDDLQAAVLASTGRWLAMTAVLGIAATILMVFVLRSVRGSLGGDLEAAVATAQRIAQGDLTAHVDIRRGDRASLLHALHSMQAALIDMVSRVRLGTENINVGASEIAAGNTDLSQRTEQQAAALVQTASSMDEMTSNVKHNADSASQAADLADQAAQVATRGSAVVDDVVRTMDEITDASRKIGDIIGVIDGIAFQTNILALNAAVEAARAGEQGRGFAVVAGEVRTLAQRSATAAKEIKSLIETSNTTVEHGASLVTRAGATMTEIVQSVKRVNEILEEISHASREQSAGIDQVNRAVGEMDQVTQQNAALVEQAAAAAHSLKDQADALRSAVAQFALPA, from the coding sequence ATGCGCTCTCTTTCCCTGAACCATAAGCTCACGTCGATGATCGTCATCCTCTGGGTCGGCCTGCTGTTGATCGGCGCGACCGGTGCATGGCAGAACCGCACGTCGATGGTCTCGGACCGGCGCGAGCAGCTCGCGAACCTGACCGCGCAGGCCTACAGCGTGAGCGAGCATTTCTACAAGCTGTCGCAGCAGAACGCGATGCCCGAAGCCGACGCGAAGCGCGCCGCGCTCGAAGCGATCGCCGCGATGCGTTACGGCACGGACGGCTATCTGTCGATCAACGACTCGAAGCCCGTCGTCGTGATGCACCCGATCAAGCCGGCGCTGAACGGCAAGGACGTGTCGGGCTTCACCGATCCGGGCGGCAAGCACCTGTTCGTCGAGATCGTGAAGGCGGGCAACGCGGAAGGCGGTCTCGGCTTCGTCGAATACATGTGGCCGAAGCCGGGCGCCGACAAGCCGATCGACAAGACGAGCGCCGTCCGCCATTTCGCGCCGTGGGACTGGTACATCGTGACCGGCATGTACATGGACGACCTGCAGGCCGCCGTGCTCGCGAGCACCGGCCGCTGGCTCGCGATGACGGCCGTGCTCGGCATCGCCGCGACGATCCTGATGGTGTTCGTGCTGCGCAGCGTGCGCGGCAGCCTCGGCGGCGATCTCGAGGCGGCCGTCGCGACCGCGCAGCGGATCGCGCAGGGCGACCTGACCGCGCACGTCGACATTCGCCGCGGCGATCGCGCCAGCCTCCTGCACGCGCTGCACTCGATGCAGGCGGCGCTCATCGACATGGTGTCGCGCGTGCGGCTCGGCACCGAGAACATCAACGTCGGCGCGTCGGAGATCGCGGCCGGCAACACCGATCTGTCGCAGCGCACCGAGCAGCAGGCGGCCGCCCTCGTGCAGACTGCGTCGAGCATGGACGAGATGACGTCGAACGTGAAGCACAACGCGGACAGCGCGTCGCAGGCGGCCGATCTCGCCGACCAGGCCGCGCAGGTCGCGACGCGCGGCAGCGCGGTCGTCGACGACGTCGTGCGGACGATGGACGAGATCACCGACGCATCGCGCAAGATCGGCGACATCATCGGCGTGATCGACGGCATCGCGTTCCAGACCAACATCCTCGCGCTCAACGCGGCGGTCGAGGCGGCGCGCGCGGGCGAACAGGGGCGCGGCTTCGCGGTGGTCGCGGGCGAGGTGCGCACGCTCGCGCAGCGCTCGGCGACGGCGGCGAAGGAGATCAAGTCGCTGATCGAGACGTCGAACACGACAGTCGAGCACGGCGCGTCGCTCGTCACGCGCGCGGGCGCGACGATGACGGAGATCGTGCAATCGGTGAAGCGCGTCAACGAGATCCTCGAGGAAATCAGCCACGCGTCGCGCGAACAGAGCGCGGGCATCGACCAGGTGAACCGCGCGGTCGGCGAGATGGACCA
- a CDS encoding nucleotidyltransferase family protein, with protein sequence MTHASLATGVLLAAGLGTRFDPDGVHSKLLAKLPDGTPVAVAAAQRLAAVLPDVIAVVRPGAEKLAHLLNDAGCRVVFAPDAERGMGASLAAGVRACADSPGWIVALADMPWIAPATIEAVARALDAGLASTVAPVYRGQRGHPVGFASRHYDALAALDGDTGARALLAAAPPALVEVDDSAVLRDVDTRADLLAPPPRG encoded by the coding sequence ATGACTCATGCGTCGCTCGCCACCGGCGTGCTGCTGGCCGCGGGCCTCGGTACCCGCTTCGACCCCGACGGCGTGCACAGCAAGCTGCTCGCGAAGCTGCCCGACGGCACGCCCGTCGCCGTCGCGGCCGCGCAACGGCTCGCCGCCGTGCTCCCCGACGTGATCGCGGTCGTACGTCCCGGCGCGGAAAAGCTCGCGCACCTGCTCAACGACGCCGGCTGCCGGGTCGTGTTCGCGCCCGACGCCGAGCGCGGGATGGGCGCGAGCCTCGCGGCCGGCGTCCGGGCGTGCGCGGACAGCCCCGGCTGGATCGTCGCGCTCGCGGACATGCCGTGGATCGCGCCGGCGACGATCGAGGCCGTCGCGCGCGCGCTCGACGCCGGGCTCGCGTCGACCGTTGCCCCCGTCTATCGCGGGCAGCGCGGCCATCCGGTCGGTTTCGCGAGCCGCCATTACGACGCGCTCGCCGCGCTCGACGGCGACACGGGCGCCCGCGCGCTGCTGGCGGCCGCCCCGCCCGCGCTCGTCGAGGTCGACGATTCCGCCGTGCTGCGCGACGTCGACACGCGCGCCGACCTGCTCGCCCCGCCGCCGCGCGGCTGA
- a CDS encoding cysteine hydrolase family protein, with protein sequence MNASTSLSAHAALVLVDLQKGIHDPKLGRRNHPDAEMRAGQLLDCWRRTGRPIVHVRHISRSPDSVFWPGRPGAEFQDAFAPFAHEHVVEENVPDAFAATGLARWLHERSIAQLVIAGVITNNSVESTARSAGNLGFETIVAGDACFTFDQRDLTGRLWSAEDVHALSLSNLAMDYARILVVADIVALAMREH encoded by the coding sequence ATGAACGCTTCCACATCGCTATCCGCGCACGCCGCGCTGGTGCTCGTCGACCTGCAAAAAGGCATCCACGATCCGAAGCTCGGCCGCCGCAACCATCCGGACGCGGAGATGCGCGCCGGGCAACTGCTCGATTGCTGGCGGCGAACCGGGCGTCCGATCGTGCACGTCCGGCACATTTCCCGGTCGCCGGATTCGGTGTTCTGGCCGGGGCGGCCCGGCGCGGAATTTCAGGACGCGTTCGCGCCGTTCGCGCACGAGCACGTGGTCGAGGAGAACGTCCCCGATGCGTTCGCGGCGACCGGGCTCGCGCGCTGGCTGCACGAGCGGTCGATCGCGCAACTCGTGATCGCGGGCGTGATCACGAACAATTCGGTCGAGTCGACCGCGCGCTCGGCGGGAAATCTCGGGTTCGAAACGATCGTCGCGGGCGATGCGTGCTTCACGTTCGACCAGCGCGATCTCACGGGGCGGCTTTGGTCCGCCGAGGACGTTCACGCGCTGTCGCTCAGCAATCTCGCGATGGATTACGCGCGCATCCTGGTTGTTGCAGATATCGTCGCGCTGGCGATGCGCGAGCACTGA